In one window of Leptospira sp. GIMC2001 DNA:
- a CDS encoding DUF6678 family protein, translating to MDNYWLKKQKEFDISEHEDRIDKLISKIFNHSFMSNSKWKKLFTALDNEDIVLNQINLKLVDRDIPFLSYMPKSEDLEEFWISEGTNSYNYFYKEIEWLELTWVGKIEGYKSIPFKHYHQDIEKAIELVKTIGSFRYELLSTGLRIYGYE from the coding sequence ATGGATAATTATTGGTTAAAAAAACAAAAAGAATTCGATATCAGCGAGCATGAAGATAGGATTGATAAATTAATTTCAAAAATATTTAATCATTCATTCATGTCAAATTCTAAATGGAAAAAGCTTTTCACTGCTTTAGATAATGAAGATATAGTATTGAATCAAATTAATTTGAAACTAGTAGATAGAGATATTCCGTTTTTATCATACATGCCCAAATCGGAAGATTTAGAAGAATTCTGGATTTCCGAGGGAACTAATAGTTATAATTATTTCTATAAAGAAATAGAATGGTTGGAATTAACTTGGGTCGGAAAAATAGAAGGTTATAAGTCTATTCCTTTTAAACATTATCATCAAGACATTGAAAAAGCAATTGAATTAGTAAAAACTATTGGAAGTTTTAGATATGAATTGCTTTCTACAGGATTACGAATTTATGGATATGAATGA
- a CDS encoding DUF2971 domain-containing protein: protein MYKYFPFSHNALDSLKNNYLYFNDPSQFNDPFDCQVNIYFKYPDTKYPKLNADEINNFGLNRSIIKKGIEADKTQQSKFNLNHRICCFSYINTNLLMWSHYAESHFGYCLEFEVEKAEDNVYKLEIEPNQLLLNNSDYNNNIFIKKVTYSNRKSNYFNGLSSEYNKLADIFMKKSKDWKYEEEFRSIYQKSSFACDERKIYYKKNKLRAIYFGINMIDCNKSKIIQIFKENTIEKLPIFYSAYRSEESYKIIFLEENIK, encoded by the coding sequence ATGTATAAATATTTTCCTTTTTCACATAATGCTCTAGATAGTCTTAAAAATAATTATCTATATTTTAATGATCCGAGTCAATTTAACGATCCTTTCGATTGTCAAGTTAATATTTATTTTAAGTATCCAGATACAAAATATCCAAAACTAAATGCTGATGAGATTAACAATTTTGGATTAAATCGCTCAATAATAAAAAAAGGGATTGAAGCTGATAAGACTCAGCAAAGTAAATTTAATTTGAATCATCGAATTTGTTGTTTTTCTTACATTAATACTAATTTACTAATGTGGAGTCATTATGCAGAAAGTCATTTTGGATATTGTTTAGAATTTGAAGTCGAGAAAGCAGAAGATAATGTTTATAAGTTAGAAATAGAACCAAATCAATTACTTTTAAATAATAGCGACTACAATAATAATATTTTTATAAAAAAGGTTACATATAGTAATCGTAAATCTAATTATTTTAACGGGCTATCATCAGAGTATAATAAATTAGCCGATATCTTTATGAAAAAAAGTAAAGATTGGAAATATGAGGAGGAATTTCGATCAATTTATCAAAAGAGCTCCTTTGCTTGCGATGAGCGAAAAATATATTACAAAAAGAATAAATTGAGAGCTATCTATTTTGGTATTAATATGATTGATTGCAATAAAAGTAAAATAATTCAAATATTTAAAGAAAATACTATTGAGAAATTACCGATATTTTATTCTGCATATAGATCTGAAGAAAGCTATAAAATTATATTTCTTGAAGAAAATATTAAGTAA
- a CDS encoding XRE family transcriptional regulator, which yields MKIKVKRNPIENLEKLLSPESITRAKNKAEKMLFQINLADLRKQVGLRQEDITNFSQSGLSKLESRKDMKISTLIDYLDSLGMDLEIKAKVRRKKDGKSKKEYILLKAS from the coding sequence ATGAAAATAAAAGTAAAAAGAAATCCGATAGAAAATCTTGAAAAGTTACTTTCCCCAGAAAGCATTACGAGGGCAAAAAATAAAGCTGAAAAAATGCTTTTCCAAATAAATCTCGCAGATTTAAGAAAACAAGTAGGTTTGAGACAAGAAGATATTACCAATTTTTCACAGTCTGGGTTATCAAAACTTGAATCAAGAAAGGATATGAAAATTTCAACTTTGATTGATTATTTAGATAGTCTTGGAATGGATTTAGAAATTAAAGCAAAGGTAAGAAGAAAAAAAGATGGAAAATCAAAGAAGGAATACATTCTTCTTAAAGCATCTTGA
- a CDS encoding FRG domain-containing protein, with the protein MKFYKYKLLTLRDLSDLTVAIATSKSSYIFRGVPKEVYGIQSSIERAYDESELSTRGYSIEESIIQSKIYKIIHNFGDEWNCDQNSLLELWSNIQHYGGRSRLVDFTYSFSVALYFAFCDLIKDFNPTIFCLNRDFLDQSLKTQLINIERNIQDFKKWTDPINPDSREKYKTENLVDDQKLNIALNTLLKYSLKTFFGSKMPKIPRLVVRVDPPRRNKRITMQNGCFLLPINSYTNTKNNIIGLSTLDEKITDYEIVEEKPSLESFTNRIGSHANIIVNLKQINVQDVTFYLEQLNLSGLNLFPDYQGWLRESTKFGFIPSHLIKP; encoded by the coding sequence ATGAAATTTTATAAATACAAATTATTAACATTAAGAGATTTATCAGACCTAACAGTCGCGATAGCAACATCAAAAAGCTCATATATTTTCAGAGGAGTCCCGAAAGAAGTGTACGGTATACAATCTTCTATTGAGAGAGCGTACGACGAAAGCGAATTATCAACCAGAGGGTATTCAATTGAAGAATCAATTATTCAATCCAAAATATATAAAATCATTCATAATTTTGGAGATGAATGGAACTGTGATCAGAATAGTTTATTAGAGCTTTGGTCAAATATTCAACATTATGGTGGGAGATCAAGATTGGTAGACTTTACTTATTCATTTTCTGTAGCTTTGTATTTTGCTTTTTGTGATTTAATAAAAGATTTTAACCCAACAATTTTTTGTTTAAATCGGGATTTTTTAGACCAATCTTTAAAAACTCAGCTGATAAATATTGAAAGAAATATTCAGGATTTTAAAAAATGGACAGACCCAATAAATCCAGATAGTCGCGAAAAATATAAAACTGAGAATTTAGTTGATGATCAAAAATTAAATATTGCCCTGAATACACTACTGAAATACAGTTTAAAGACATTTTTTGGAAGTAAAATGCCCAAGATACCAAGACTCGTTGTAAGGGTAGACCCGCCTAGAAGAAATAAAAGAATAACAATGCAAAATGGTTGCTTCTTGTTACCTATAAATTCTTATACAAATACTAAAAATAATATAATTGGGCTTTCAACACTCGATGAAAAAATAACTGACTATGAAATAGTCGAAGAAAAACCTAGTCTAGAAAGTTTCACAAATAGAATAGGCTCACATGCAAATATTATCGTAAACTTAAAACAAATTAATGTACAAGATGTAACTTTTTACTTAGAGCAATTGAATCTATCGGGATTAAATCTTTTTCCCGATTATCAAGGATGGTTAAGAGAATCTACAAAATTCGGCTTTATTCCGTCCCACCTTATAAAACCATAG
- a CDS encoding DUF5677 domain-containing protein, with the protein MDFVKSIQQFIAFYPENNPFKVIFGDIDHQIEKDKSTLKKLIQLTFNRRSDFSTVIQSIICISDYENGLSHFPDNNSVPNFRLIIENPESYESQQLHGRIRNHVNSSYMNIQDELGSSWSEYFWRNGISIEKIQIPIDIIDTDPNINHPIIVFANNFRNHTHSIVNDIWTSLPIDTYDSSEYEVVGSLINRQSNIAIKMSKNPDIWDVHIAPILLRSMIDCHITLAWILKSPKLRSKLYISYGLGQLKLQIEHIKNQITDEMDNEEKEAMHDLIENLQNWINSQHYIFLQDVNIGNWSGISTRKMAEEAEILNTYNALYIPFSSATHSMWNHTGRIDSVPYNSPFHKYIRSPIFIKSTFEFDQMYNATKYLSKSLNTVIDHYSLKINIDLPDTWFENNIQILINGLNDNP; encoded by the coding sequence TTGGATTTCGTAAAATCGATTCAACAATTTATAGCTTTTTACCCAGAAAATAATCCTTTTAAAGTTATTTTTGGTGATATTGATCATCAAATCGAAAAGGATAAATCCACATTAAAAAAACTTATTCAATTAACCTTTAATCGAAGATCAGATTTCTCAACAGTCATTCAATCTATAATTTGCATTTCAGATTATGAAAATGGATTATCCCATTTTCCAGATAATAATTCGGTTCCTAATTTTAGGTTAATTATCGAAAATCCAGAATCTTACGAATCCCAACAATTACATGGTAGAATTAGAAATCATGTTAATTCTTCATACATGAATATTCAAGATGAATTGGGAAGCTCTTGGTCTGAATATTTTTGGAGAAACGGAATTTCAATAGAAAAAATTCAGATTCCTATCGATATAATTGACACAGATCCAAATATTAATCATCCTATAATTGTATTTGCTAATAATTTTAGAAACCACACACATTCAATAGTAAATGACATATGGACTAGCCTACCTATAGACACATATGATTCTTCTGAATATGAAGTAGTTGGATCCTTAATTAACCGTCAAAGCAATATCGCAATAAAAATGTCAAAAAATCCAGACATTTGGGATGTCCATATTGCACCTATATTATTGAGATCGATGATCGATTGTCACATAACGCTCGCTTGGATATTGAAATCTCCCAAACTCAGATCAAAGCTATATATTTCATACGGACTTGGACAACTAAAACTTCAGATTGAACATATTAAAAACCAAATCACGGATGAAATGGATAATGAAGAAAAGGAGGCCATGCATGATCTTATCGAAAATTTACAAAATTGGATTAATTCACAACACTACATTTTTTTACAGGATGTAAATATTGGGAATTGGTCTGGAATTAGCACTCGCAAAATGGCGGAGGAGGCGGAAATATTAAATACTTATAACGCCTTATACATACCGTTTTCTTCAGCGACTCATAGCATGTGGAATCATACGGGGAGAATTGACTCGGTTCCCTACAATAGTCCTTTCCATAAATATATACGCTCTCCAATTTTTATTAAATCGACTTTTGAGTTTGACCAAATGTATAATGCGACAAAGTATCTTTCAAAATCTTTAAACACCGTGATTGATCATTATAGCCTTAAAATAAATATTGATCTTCCAGATACATGGTTCGAAAATAACATTCAAATATTAATTAATGGGCTTAATGACAATCCGTAG
- a CDS encoding DNA-methyltransferase encodes MGRSAQLKLIHPTSTFDWELLFNEIPKPYFESDLGTLFDQDCMKILPKIKENSIDTIFADPPFNIGKIYRKNTDDKRPEHEYIEWSKQWIRECVRIIKPGGAFFLYNLPKWNILLGSYLNELGMDFRHWIAIELNMLLPIQGRLYPSHYSLLYYTKGKPKTFRKIRTPIELCRHCHREIKDYGGHRKAMNPLGVNLKDVWTDVPPVRHRKFKSENRKANALSTKITDRIIEMSTLPGDIVLDPFGGSGTTFISCENKHRHWIGIEIDYADDIKDRFESDDVHAHKNTDHVEG; translated from the coding sequence ATGGGAAGATCTGCGCAACTTAAACTAATCCACCCGACATCAACATTTGATTGGGAACTTCTTTTTAATGAAATTCCAAAACCATATTTTGAATCAGATTTAGGAACTCTTTTTGATCAGGATTGTATGAAAATTCTTCCAAAGATCAAGGAGAATTCTATTGATACTATATTTGCGGACCCACCTTTTAATATTGGAAAAATATATAGAAAGAACACTGATGATAAAAGACCTGAGCATGAATACATTGAATGGTCAAAGCAATGGATAAGAGAGTGTGTTCGAATAATAAAACCGGGTGGGGCATTTTTCCTTTATAATTTACCTAAATGGAATATACTCTTAGGTTCTTATCTTAATGAACTTGGAATGGATTTTAGACATTGGATTGCAATAGAGTTAAACATGTTACTTCCAATTCAAGGGAGACTATATCCAAGCCATTATAGTCTACTTTATTATACTAAAGGTAAACCAAAAACATTTAGAAAAATTAGGACACCAATTGAATTATGCAGGCATTGCCATCGTGAAATTAAAGATTACGGAGGTCATAGAAAAGCTATGAATCCTCTTGGAGTAAATCTTAAAGATGTTTGGACAGATGTTCCACCTGTCAGACACAGGAAATTTAAATCTGAAAATAGAAAAGCCAACGCACTTTCAACTAAAATTACTGATAGAATAATAGAAATGAGCACTTTGCCTGGCGATATAGTTTTAGATCCATTTGGTGGAAGTGGAACTACGTTTATCTCCTGTGAAAATAAACACCGTCACTGGATTGGTATTGAAATTGACTATGCAGATGATATAAAAGATCGGTTCGAGTCTGATGATGTCCATGCACATAAAAATACAGACCATGTAGAAGGATAG
- a CDS encoding type II toxin-antitoxin system MqsR family toxin yields the protein MEKKRAHYSLKVIKDLIRSGSVFITKKAQLTALESFGFDYEGIVSNVLELSHENFYKSMTSHQNVKLWHDVYKMRIQEKHIYIKLQILEEDALIISFKEDSNYER from the coding sequence GTGGAGAAAAAACGTGCTCATTATTCTTTGAAGGTAATTAAAGATCTTATACGAAGTGGTAGTGTATTTATTACAAAGAAAGCACAATTAACAGCCCTTGAAAGTTTCGGTTTTGATTATGAAGGAATAGTCAGTAATGTTCTAGAGTTAAGTCACGAAAATTTTTATAAATCAATGACGTCACATCAAAATGTAAAGCTTTGGCATGATGTTTACAAAATGAGAATTCAAGAAAAGCATATATATATTAAATTACAAATTTTAGAAGAGGATGCTCTTATTATTTCTTTTAAAGAGGATAGCAACTATGAAAGATAA
- a CDS encoding type II toxin-antitoxin system VapC family toxin, with translation MNYLIDTHCILWSISNPEKLSKNVQRILENPNNGIFVTSLSLWEIALKIRLKKLTISGFKSEEIPKLLNQMSIEIIDLSSEEAINFSMFDLIGHKDPFDLFLVYLAIKRNFILISKDAIISKLKIKGLRTTW, from the coding sequence TTGAATTATTTAATTGATACTCATTGTATTCTTTGGAGCATTTCAAATCCTGAAAAGCTTAGTAAGAATGTTCAAAGAATTTTAGAAAATCCAAACAATGGTATATTTGTAACAAGTCTTTCTTTATGGGAAATTGCCCTAAAAATTCGGCTGAAAAAATTGACAATTTCAGGATTCAAATCAGAAGAAATTCCAAAACTTTTAAATCAAATGAGCATTGAAATAATAGATTTATCCAGCGAAGAAGCAATAAATTTTTCAATGTTTGATTTAATTGGACATAAAGACCCATTTGATTTATTTTTAGTTTACCTTGCGATTAAAAGAAATTTTATTTTGATTTCTAAAGATGCAATTATTTCTAAATTAAAGATTAAAGGACTTAGAACGACCTGGTAA
- a CDS encoding Imm63 family immunity protein gives MKYSIQKIKKIVTKLSNRINASKNLLPTFGYSKDFAHPHIEVDVNGFMHFVVVERGHEIRRKTTKDLDELLYWIFEDITYAMSTNFELENRGENKDGRRKIFERQEYLLAKLNYRWKEIIREKNQNEVEKFPFDDLALLRALYCRQLRAEGKSELDINKLAYKKYPTGNNNDF, from the coding sequence TTGAAATATTCAATCCAGAAAATAAAGAAAATAGTAACTAAGTTATCGAATAGAATAAACGCATCAAAGAATCTATTACCTACTTTTGGATATTCTAAGGATTTTGCACATCCACATATTGAGGTTGATGTAAATGGATTCATGCATTTCGTAGTTGTAGAACGCGGTCATGAAATTAGAAGAAAAACTACAAAAGATTTAGATGAATTACTTTATTGGATTTTTGAAGACATAACCTATGCAATGTCTACTAATTTTGAGCTAGAAAATCGAGGAGAAAACAAAGATGGTCGTCGAAAAATTTTTGAAAGACAAGAGTATTTGCTTGCAAAGCTCAATTATAGATGGAAAGAAATAATAAGAGAAAAGAATCAAAATGAAGTAGAAAAATTTCCTTTTGATGATTTAGCATTGCTTAGAGCTTTATATTGTAGGCAATTACGAGCTGAGGGAAAATCTGAATTAGATATAAATAAATTAGCTTATAAAAAATATCCTACAGGAAATAATAATGACTTTTAA
- a CDS encoding SH3 domain-containing protein, translated as MKKNTLIICFMILLCKDKIQTSDEKKTFDFSRSNNYISSSDFKRVKVETYLNLRKEPSIKSKAITQLFNGTVVYMFKDNEVNDKINGIQGNWNKVRKGKFEGWVFGQYLHDLPKNISDEGLIASSFRSTEASHVADTTEYILKLENEEECLYSESVDYFYSFDKEEFRGTCLFFDNEITFKSYKLHGEYKEKEFENQIKPVEIVDKEFELNIKLIFYQEYDGYLSTEIIDLMKKNKIVKENLTSSYETKYDIIIVFPDDRDTNGIYHRTLKVNPFR; from the coding sequence ATGAAAAAGAATACGCTCATAATTTGCTTTATGATATTACTTTGCAAAGATAAAATACAAACCAGTGATGAGAAAAAGACTTTTGATTTTTCACGCTCAAACAACTACATTAGTTCATCAGATTTCAAAAGGGTAAAAGTAGAAACATATTTAAATCTTAGGAAAGAGCCTTCTATAAAAAGTAAAGCAATTACTCAGCTTTTTAATGGAACAGTTGTTTATATGTTTAAAGATAATGAGGTAAATGATAAAATTAATGGAATTCAAGGAAACTGGAACAAAGTTAGAAAAGGAAAATTCGAAGGTTGGGTATTTGGCCAATACTTGCATGACTTGCCAAAAAATATTTCAGATGAAGGATTAATAGCTTCTTCTTTTAGAAGTACCGAAGCTAGTCACGTTGCAGATACTACCGAATATATACTAAAATTAGAAAATGAAGAAGAATGTCTTTATTCTGAAAGTGTCGACTATTTTTATTCATTCGATAAAGAAGAGTTTAGAGGAACTTGTCTCTTTTTTGACAATGAAATTACTTTTAAGTCCTACAAACTTCATGGAGAATATAAAGAGAAAGAATTTGAAAACCAAATTAAACCGGTCGAAATAGTTGATAAAGAATTTGAGTTAAATATTAAATTAATTTTTTATCAAGAGTATGATGGATATTTGTCCACAGAAATTATAGATTTAATGAAAAAGAATAAAATTGTAAAAGAAAACCTTACTTCTAGTTATGAGACGAAATATGATATTATAATTGTTTTTCCAGATGATAGAGACACGAATGGTATATATCATAGAACATTGAAGGTTAATCCCTTCAGGTAA
- a CDS encoding type II toxin-antitoxin system Phd/YefM family antitoxin: MKAFPIGELKSNFSSILELVKNGEEVKILFGKNKKPVAKIVPLKEIKGGKRAIGILKGKSKVAFSNNFKMTEEELLNLN; encoded by the coding sequence ATGAAGGCTTTTCCAATTGGTGAATTAAAGAGTAATTTTTCTAGTATACTTGAATTAGTTAAGAATGGGGAAGAGGTAAAAATACTATTCGGTAAAAATAAAAAGCCAGTAGCTAAGATTGTGCCTTTGAAAGAGATTAAAGGAGGAAAAAGAGCAATAGGCATTCTTAAAGGAAAGTCGAAAGTCGCTTTCTCAAATAACTTCAAGATGACTGAAGAAGAATTATTGAATTTAAATTGA
- a CDS encoding type II toxin-antitoxin system RelE/ParE family toxin has protein sequence MWEIESTAEFDLWLLKLESHIQEDILAHFYILREKGPQLGRPFADSIQGSKIKNLKELRIQVKQKVIRIFFVFTENRIGLLLAGGDKRGNDKLFYNQMIPIVEKIYRKWLNDNKENFDENKSKKKSDRKS, from the coding sequence GTGTGGGAAATCGAGTCTACTGCTGAGTTTGATTTATGGCTTCTAAAGCTAGAATCCCACATTCAAGAAGATATTTTAGCTCATTTTTATATTTTGCGAGAAAAGGGTCCTCAACTTGGAAGACCATTTGCAGACTCAATTCAAGGTTCAAAGATTAAGAATTTAAAAGAGTTAAGAATTCAAGTTAAACAGAAAGTAATTCGTATTTTTTTTGTTTTTACTGAAAACAGAATTGGATTACTTCTCGCTGGTGGAGATAAACGAGGAAATGATAAACTATTTTATAATCAAATGATCCCGATTGTTGAAAAAATTTATCGCAAATGGCTGAATGATAATAAGGAGAATTTTGATGAAAATAAAAGTAAAAAGAAATCCGATAGAAAATCTTGA